A portion of the Aquicoccus sp. G2-2 genome contains these proteins:
- a CDS encoding TetR/AcrR family transcriptional regulator: protein MKQTLEMTSCRSTKDRTLDAAEKNFAAFGFAGASMKAIAADANVAQGLLHYHFDTKENLYREVIARRSACINEARFKMLEKVDTSASDALERVFEAFVTPPFDSGTVRSGYPQMLARMFVGDALDQELVQEHYDVCAERFIDALQNILPEIRRQDLTHCYMAAIGMMLASFPLDGRTERLAGTDDQEPETTERTIAWLVKFCAAGVRAFRN, encoded by the coding sequence ATGAAGCAGACCCTTGAAATGACATCGTGCCGATCTACCAAGGATCGGACTCTCGACGCAGCGGAGAAGAACTTTGCCGCATTTGGCTTTGCCGGGGCGAGCATGAAAGCAATTGCGGCAGATGCCAATGTGGCGCAGGGGCTGTTGCACTACCATTTTGATACCAAGGAAAACCTCTATCGGGAGGTTATCGCGCGCAGATCAGCTTGCATAAACGAGGCGCGTTTCAAAATGCTGGAAAAGGTCGACACGTCGGCCAGTGATGCGCTTGAGCGTGTATTTGAGGCGTTTGTCACCCCGCCATTCGACAGTGGCACCGTGAGGTCGGGTTATCCACAGATGCTGGCGCGAATGTTCGTCGGCGATGCGCTGGATCAGGAACTCGTCCAGGAACATTATGACGTCTGCGCCGAGCGGTTCATCGATGCATTGCAGAACATTCTGCCAGAAATCAGACGGCAGGATCTTACGCATTGTTACATGGCCGCAATCGGTATGATGCTTGCCTCTTTTCCGCTGGATGGCCGCACCGAACGATTGGCCGGAACGGACGATCAGGAACCGGAAACGACCGAACGAACAATTGCCTGGCTTGTCAAATTCTGTGCAGCCGGCGTGCGCGCATTTCGCAATTAG
- a CDS encoding C4-dicarboxylate TRAP transporter substrate-binding protein yields MKHLGKIAAITGILFALQSTSVTAKDYNVTAVAGHPPVFRWVRMFPDSFEPAVNAALKGSGDTFSINGQYGGAIAGVGEELETVGAGLAEIGTCQALFDPAKLAVQNVTYYTPFVSDDFKLVAKVINQMHRTDPRMTAAYTDNDVVYLGAPIAIDDYLLMTNFPVNSLADLKGHKIAAPGAALNWLSGTGAVGVSGNLTTYYNQLKTGVYDGVIVFASAALPGKLYEVAPHITRVGLGAQFAGAICANKDWYDGLPAEVQNALTSAADTTLDWYNSDLGAAVDNAFAKMQAAGATVTVASDEMRQEWAAGMDNAAKSWAEGLDAKGQPATAILDEYMDAMRAAGAKPVRDWNKE; encoded by the coding sequence ATGAAACATTTAGGCAAGATCGCAGCAATCACGGGGATATTGTTCGCCCTGCAATCCACATCCGTCACGGCCAAGGATTACAACGTTACGGCCGTCGCAGGCCATCCACCGGTTTTTCGATGGGTTCGCATGTTCCCTGACAGCTTTGAGCCGGCGGTGAATGCGGCCCTCAAGGGGAGCGGTGACACCTTTTCCATCAACGGGCAATATGGCGGCGCCATTGCCGGGGTTGGCGAGGAATTGGAAACCGTCGGCGCAGGGTTGGCCGAGATCGGCACCTGTCAGGCATTGTTCGACCCGGCCAAGCTGGCGGTGCAGAACGTGACATATTACACGCCCTTCGTCAGCGATGACTTCAAATTAGTCGCAAAGGTGATCAATCAGATGCACCGCACCGACCCGCGCATGACGGCGGCCTACACCGATAACGACGTGGTCTATCTGGGCGCGCCCATCGCGATCGACGACTATCTGTTGATGACCAATTTCCCGGTAAACTCGTTGGCTGATCTGAAGGGGCACAAGATCGCCGCTCCCGGTGCGGCGCTGAACTGGCTATCCGGAACGGGTGCAGTCGGCGTGTCGGGAAACCTGACGACCTATTACAACCAACTGAAAACCGGAGTCTATGATGGTGTGATCGTGTTTGCCTCGGCGGCACTGCCGGGCAAACTCTATGAGGTTGCGCCTCATATTACCCGTGTCGGCCTAGGAGCCCAGTTTGCCGGCGCAATCTGTGCCAACAAGGATTGGTATGACGGGCTGCCCGCAGAGGTTCAAAATGCGCTGACCAGTGCGGCGGACACCACGCTGGATTGGTATAATTCCGATCTGGGGGCTGCCGTCGATAACGCCTTTGCCAAGATGCAGGCGGCGGGGGCGACCGTGACCGTCGCTTCTGACGAGATGCGTCAGGAATGGGCCGCAGGTATGGACAACGCTGCAAAATCCTGGGCCGAGGGGCTTGACGCGAAAGGCCAACCCGCCACGGCCATTCTGGATGAATACATGGATGCCATGCGTGCCGCCGGGGCGAAGCCTGTGCGCGACTGGAACAAAGAATAG
- a CDS encoding TRAP transporter small permease subunit, whose translation MSKMLPTDRIANVHDANPVTRMILHVTGAMNIVGSLLILVLMVLIGVDVAGRNLFGAPLSGVPEMVSLSILVIVFLQAPKALQQGRMTRSDTLINMLAARLPFAAKGVETLFDLIGMAVFSIIIYGTLPMLEKAWVRSEFVGAIGDFTAPVWPVRLAVILGSVLLTVNFALRIAQRWKAARHDTV comes from the coding sequence ATGAGCAAAATGTTGCCCACGGACCGCATCGCGAACGTCCATGATGCAAACCCGGTCACGCGCATGATCTTGCACGTGACCGGGGCCATGAACATCGTCGGATCCCTGTTGATCCTGGTGTTGATGGTCCTCATCGGGGTGGACGTGGCGGGGCGAAATCTGTTCGGCGCACCGCTCTCTGGCGTGCCGGAAATGGTCAGCCTGTCGATATTGGTTATCGTGTTCCTGCAAGCCCCCAAGGCGTTGCAGCAGGGGCGCATGACCCGGTCTGACACGCTTATAAATATGCTGGCCGCGCGGCTGCCCTTTGCGGCAAAGGGAGTTGAAACACTGTTCGATCTGATCGGAATGGCCGTCTTCAGCATCATTATCTACGGCACATTGCCAATGCTGGAAAAGGCGTGGGTCCGGTCGGAATTCGTTGGTGCGATCGGTGATTTCACAGCACCCGTCTGGCCGGTCCGTCTTGCCGTGATCCTCGGGTCGGTTCTGTTGACTGTCAATTTCGCGCTGCGGATTGCGCAACGGTGGAAGGCCGCGCGACATGACACCGTTTGA
- a CDS encoding TRAP transporter large permease subunit, whose amino-acid sequence MTPFDIGLFSLGIMIVLVLAGLYIPVALMVTSFGGVWAIKGSSGLAIKLMALAANDAIASYFFGIVPLFVLMGFIVGETGMGQDAYSVANSAFRRIKGGLGIGTVAANAIFAAITGISIASAAVFTKIAVPEMIRHGYSPRFATGVVAGSSVLGMLIPPSLLLILYAILTEQSVGDMFIAGVIPGVLLSVLFGGGILAAAYFTPHKLGNVVYDDDQDVALGTLVRKGLPIVALIVIVLGGIYAGVFTPVEAGAIGAIFALAFGVIRRRLNLRKLLQILIDTGLVTATICLLIVAAQMYSRMLAFSGVPSGLADLTSNGNLGYWGLMLIYVGVLICMGMILDSSSILLIMVPIMAPVVTPMQIDLVWFGIVTIVAVEIGLLTPRSAYRSM is encoded by the coding sequence ATGACACCGTTTGACATCGGGCTTTTCTCGCTTGGCATAATGATCGTGTTGGTCCTTGCCGGGCTCTATATCCCCGTGGCGCTGATGGTCACATCCTTCGGCGGGGTCTGGGCGATCAAGGGCAGTAGTGGTCTGGCGATCAAGCTGATGGCGCTGGCTGCAAACGACGCCATCGCCAGTTATTTCTTCGGGATCGTGCCGCTGTTCGTTCTGATGGGGTTCATCGTGGGCGAGACTGGTATGGGGCAGGATGCCTATTCGGTGGCCAATTCGGCATTTCGTCGGATCAAGGGCGGTCTGGGCATCGGCACCGTCGCCGCCAACGCGATCTTTGCCGCCATCACCGGCATTTCCATCGCCTCAGCCGCTGTATTCACCAAAATAGCCGTGCCCGAGATGATCCGCCACGGCTATTCGCCCCGTTTCGCCACCGGCGTGGTCGCGGGCAGTTCGGTTCTCGGGATGCTGATCCCACCCAGCCTGCTGTTGATCCTCTATGCGATCCTGACCGAACAATCGGTGGGTGACATGTTTATCGCGGGGGTCATTCCGGGGGTGTTGCTCTCGGTGCTGTTTGGCGGCGGGATCCTTGCGGCGGCCTATTTCACGCCCCACAAACTGGGCAATGTCGTCTATGACGACGATCAGGATGTCGCGCTTGGCACGCTGGTGCGCAAAGGGCTGCCCATCGTCGCGCTGATCGTCATCGTTCTGGGCGGCATCTATGCCGGGGTCTTTACCCCGGTCGAAGCCGGCGCCATCGGGGCAATTTTCGCGCTTGCCTTTGGCGTAATCCGCCGCCGTCTGAACCTGCGCAAGCTGTTGCAAATCCTGATTGATACCGGATTGGTGACGGCGACGATCTGCCTTTTGATCGTCGCGGCGCAGATGTATTCGCGGATGCTCGCTTTTTCCGGGGTTCCCTCCGGCTTGGCGGATCTGACGTCAAACGGCAATCTTGGCTATTGGGGCTTGATGCTGATCTATGTCGGCGTGCTGATCTGCATGGGGATGATCCTTGATAGTTCGTCAATCCTGCTGATCATGGTGCCGATCATGGCGCCGGTCGTCACTCCGATGCAGATTGATCTGGTGTGGTTCGGTATTGTCACCATCGTCGCAGTTGAAATCGGCTTGCTGACCCCCCGTTCGGCATATCGGTCTATGTGA
- a CDS encoding cyclase family protein produces MPQNRKFIDISVALEAGIPSDPPIMLPEIDYFDHSQTVAQIQSFFPGLKPDDLPGGDGWAVETLRLSSHNGTHLDAPYHHHSTMNGGERAITIDEVPLEWCQNPGVKLDFRHLPDGHVVTPAEVEAELKRIGHGLQPLDIVVVNTSAGAKYGQADYLDSGCGMGRDATLWLLERGVRVTGTDAWSWDAPFSITAQRWAKDHDPSIIWEGHRASIDIGYCHIEKLSNLEALPATGFTISCFPIKLKNGSAGFTRAVAILND; encoded by the coding sequence ATGCCCCAAAACCGTAAATTCATCGACATTTCAGTGGCTTTGGAAGCCGGAATTCCCTCGGACCCGCCGATCATGCTCCCCGAGATAGACTATTTCGATCACAGCCAGACGGTCGCGCAGATCCAGAGCTTCTTTCCCGGTCTCAAGCCTGACGACCTGCCCGGCGGCGATGGCTGGGCGGTGGAAACGCTCCGGCTTAGCAGCCACAATGGCACCCACCTGGACGCGCCCTATCACCATCACTCGACGATGAACGGCGGCGAACGCGCGATCACCATCGACGAGGTGCCGCTGGAGTGGTGCCAGAATCCGGGGGTCAAGCTGGACTTCCGGCACCTGCCCGATGGCCATGTCGTCACCCCCGCCGAAGTCGAAGCGGAACTGAAGCGGATCGGCCATGGCCTGCAACCGTTGGATATCGTCGTGGTCAACACCTCTGCGGGCGCGAAATACGGGCAGGCCGATTACCTCGACAGCGGTTGCGGCATGGGGCGCGACGCGACGCTGTGGTTGCTTGAGCGCGGCGTGCGCGTGACCGGCACCGATGCCTGGTCGTGGGATGCGCCGTTTTCGATCACCGCACAACGCTGGGCCAAGGACCACGACCCGTCGATCATCTGGGAAGGCCACCGCGCCTCTATCGACATCGGTTATTGCCACATCGAAAAACTCTCGAACCTCGAAGCACTGCCCGCCACCGGGTTCACCATCAGTTGCTTTCCCATCAAGCTCAAGAACGGGTCCGCCGGGTTCACCCGCGCCGTTGCCATCCTCAACGATTAG
- a CDS encoding 3-keto-5-aminohexanoate cleavage protein, giving the protein MAPRKVIITCAVTGAIHTPTMSDALPYTADDIATQAIDAAEAGAAIVHLHARNPENGSISIDPDDFMAFLPRIKQGTDAVINISTGGSMMTSIEDRIAPARHASAEMCSMNMGSINFSFHKLADRFDSFKFDWEEDHIRNSDSYIFRNSFADIAKVANMLGQEHQVKFEHECYDVGHLYNLKFCLDQGMFKAPLFIQFVMGILGGIGAEIENLLFMKQTADRLFGDAYQWSVLGAGNAQMKLAPIAAEMGGNVRVGLEDSLFIAHGELATSNAQQVKKIRAMLEARGMEIATPTEAREMLALKGGDRVAF; this is encoded by the coding sequence ATGGCCCCTCGCAAAGTCATCATCACCTGCGCCGTGACCGGTGCAATTCACACGCCGACCATGTCCGACGCGCTGCCCTACACGGCGGACGACATCGCGACACAGGCCATCGACGCCGCCGAGGCCGGGGCCGCCATCGTGCACCTGCACGCGCGCAATCCTGAAAACGGCTCCATTTCCATCGACCCCGATGATTTCATGGCCTTCCTGCCGCGCATCAAGCAGGGCACGGATGCCGTGATCAACATCTCGACCGGTGGCTCGATGATGACCAGCATCGAAGACCGCATCGCGCCCGCGCGCCACGCCTCTGCCGAGATGTGCTCGATGAACATGGGCTCGATCAACTTTTCCTTTCACAAACTGGCCGACCGTTTTGACAGCTTCAAATTCGACTGGGAAGAAGACCATATCCGCAACTCCGATAGCTATATTTTCCGCAACTCATTCGCCGACATCGCAAAGGTCGCGAACATGTTGGGACAGGAACATCAGGTCAAGTTTGAACATGAGTGCTACGATGTTGGCCACCTCTACAACCTGAAATTCTGCCTCGATCAGGGCATGTTCAAAGCGCCGCTGTTCATTCAGTTTGTCATGGGTATCCTTGGCGGTATCGGTGCCGAAATCGAGAACCTTCTATTCATGAAACAAACCGCCGACCGGCTGTTTGGCGATGCCTATCAATGGTCCGTCCTTGGTGCGGGCAACGCGCAGATGAAGCTGGCCCCGATTGCCGCCGAAATGGGCGGCAACGTTCGTGTCGGGCTGGAGGATTCGCTGTTCATCGCACATGGCGAACTGGCCACGTCCAACGCCCAGCAAGTGAAGAAAATCCGCGCCATGCTGGAAGCGCGCGGCATGGAGATCGCGACCCCGACGGAGGCGCGCGAGATGCTCGCACTCAAGGGCGGTGATCGGGTCGCATTCTGA
- a CDS encoding glutathione S-transferase family protein, which translates to MLHLYHSPYSTCSQKVRLCLWEKDLSFEVTEIHFWQGDHLTPEYLALNPNGVVPTLLHDGTPVIDSSVIVEYLDEVFPELRMSPTDAMGRARMRAWMRFLEEVPTTAIRVPSFNKVFVQMWQDKTDADLTAQANARPLRKGMYREMGREGFNAEKYDDSIERLSMTIARMDKALAENEWLCGDTIMLPDVCVIPTIDRMEDIGLQHLWEGAPNVQRWWAAVKQRPSYDKTYYEGSRVSTRFEIQP; encoded by the coding sequence GTGCTACATCTTTATCACAGCCCCTATTCGACCTGCTCGCAAAAGGTGCGTCTGTGCCTTTGGGAAAAGGATCTGTCTTTCGAGGTTACAGAAATTCACTTTTGGCAAGGCGATCATCTGACGCCGGAGTATCTGGCGCTCAACCCCAATGGGGTCGTGCCCACACTTCTGCATGATGGCACGCCGGTGATCGACAGCTCGGTTATCGTCGAATATCTGGATGAGGTTTTCCCCGAGCTGCGAATGTCGCCCACCGACGCGATGGGGCGTGCGAGAATGCGCGCTTGGATGCGCTTTCTCGAGGAGGTGCCGACAACCGCGATCCGGGTGCCATCGTTCAACAAGGTTTTCGTCCAGATGTGGCAAGACAAGACCGACGCGGACCTCACCGCACAGGCCAACGCGCGCCCTTTGCGCAAGGGCATGTATCGCGAAATGGGGCGCGAAGGGTTCAACGCGGAAAAATACGACGATTCCATTGAGCGCCTGTCGATGACCATCGCCCGGATGGACAAGGCTTTGGCCGAGAACGAATGGCTGTGCGGCGACACCATCATGCTGCCGGATGTTTGTGTTATTCCCACCATCGACCGAATGGAGGACATCGGCCTGCAACATCTGTGGGAGGGCGCGCCGAACGTCCAACGCTGGTGGGCAGCGGTCAAACAGCGTCCGAGCTACGACAAGACCTATTATGAGGGCAGCCGGGTTTCTACCCGGTTCGAAATTCAACCCTGA
- a CDS encoding SMP-30/gluconolactonase/LRE family protein, which produces MMPKNPIDGFQIDPETLVYVGQDLQRPECILAERDGSLWSADARGGVMHIRPDGSQSLIAQQTQTEFSSAGDDARRFTEGTLPNGLAFARNGDFLISNFGTDRLELMTRTGESEVLHDQIDGRPIGKVNFVLRDSKDRIWLTVSTMIPNWMEATSPNLADGYVALADENGLRIVADGFAFTNEIRLDAAEEWLYVVETTGMRITRLRVQPDGSLSDRETFGPQSHGAFIDGIAFDAFGNLWGTHIMTDHIFAITPEGDLRILLDDDKGSDAGKSLIAAFEQDRVTPNLQLACGGTIAPWMASVTFGSPDLQTVYIGSLRGTSIPCFRAPVAGLPMVHWYD; this is translated from the coding sequence ATGATGCCCAAAAATCCGATAGATGGTTTTCAGATTGACCCCGAAACCTTGGTCTACGTTGGGCAGGACTTACAACGCCCCGAATGTATCCTGGCAGAGCGCGACGGATCGCTCTGGTCCGCCGATGCGCGCGGCGGGGTCATGCATATCCGCCCCGACGGTAGCCAGTCCTTGATCGCGCAGCAGACCCAGACGGAATTCTCCAGCGCCGGGGACGATGCGCGCCGCTTTACCGAAGGAACATTGCCCAACGGGCTGGCATTCGCGCGCAACGGTGATTTCCTGATCTCGAATTTCGGCACCGACCGGCTGGAACTGATGACGCGCACGGGCGAAAGCGAGGTTCTGCACGACCAGATCGACGGACGGCCCATCGGCAAGGTCAATTTCGTGTTGCGCGACAGCAAGGACCGTATCTGGCTGACCGTCTCCACCATGATCCCCAATTGGATGGAAGCGACTTCGCCCAATCTGGCGGATGGATATGTTGCGCTTGCTGATGAAAACGGGCTTCGGATCGTCGCGGATGGCTTTGCCTTCACCAACGAAATCCGGCTCGATGCCGCAGAGGAATGGCTCTATGTCGTCGAAACAACGGGAATGCGCATCACTCGCCTGCGAGTTCAGCCGGACGGGTCTCTGAGCGATCGCGAAACCTTTGGGCCGCAAAGCCACGGCGCTTTCATCGACGGCATCGCGTTCGATGCCTTTGGTAACCTCTGGGGCACTCACATCATGACGGATCACATCTTTGCCATCACGCCCGAGGGGGATTTGCGCATCCTGCTGGATGATGACAAAGGCTCGGACGCCGGAAAATCGCTGATTGCCGCGTTTGAGCAAGACCGCGTCACACCGAACCTGCAACTCGCATGCGGCGGTACGATTGCGCCCTGGATGGCCAGCGTCACCTTTGGCAGCCCGGACTTGCAAACTGTCTATATCGGCAGCTTACGCGGCACCTCGATCCCCTGTTTTCGCGCACCGGTTGCAGGTTTGCCAATGGTGCATTGGTATGATTGA
- a CDS encoding thiamine pyrophosphate-binding protein, which yields MLDTQHNQMTGAEALVKMLEAYGVKHIFGLCGDTTLPFYDALERMDHGITHFLTRDERHAAYMADGYARVTGRPGVCEGPSGGGATYILPGVVEASESSIPILAITSDVATTSRGKYPLTELDQEALFRPVSKWNGSLDDAAQLPAMLRRAFAEMTTGTPGSVHLALPFDTQKAKVGAAEIHADPAHQCYPSERQAPDAAAIEAAADLLANAKNAIAICGGGPVISGAEDALARVARAVEMPVATTVSGQGAIAETDPLALGVVGSNGGIPATRAEVDAADLVLFIGCRAGSVTTERWRSPAKDTTIIHIDNDPLVPGTNYETAVSIVADARLALEALATALEARQCNAQNGTARCAAAWAAKSAAFAPLAASTERPIRPEAVISALQDVLEDDATIVADPGTPCPYFSGHYRWPRAGRHFITNRAHGALGYSIGAAMGAHIGRPDVKTVAAMGDGSFGFACGEFETMVRYNMPITCIVFSNATYSWIKAGQKTGFDGRYYNVDFNRTDHAAVASAFGVKSWTVTDPAELRSVLAEAVAHDGPSLVDIHTQPLNDAAAPVSEWIA from the coding sequence CCATTTTCTGACCCGTGACGAACGTCACGCCGCCTACATGGCCGATGGTTACGCCCGCGTGACCGGGCGGCCCGGCGTGTGTGAAGGCCCGTCCGGCGGCGGAGCAACCTACATTTTGCCCGGTGTTGTGGAAGCCAGCGAAAGCTCCATCCCGATCCTTGCGATCACCTCCGATGTGGCCACCACCAGCCGCGGCAAGTACCCGCTGACAGAGCTTGATCAGGAGGCGCTGTTTCGTCCGGTCTCGAAATGGAACGGCTCGCTTGACGATGCCGCACAACTTCCCGCGATGCTGCGCCGCGCCTTTGCCGAGATGACCACCGGCACACCCGGTTCGGTGCATCTGGCGCTGCCGTTCGACACCCAGAAGGCCAAGGTGGGCGCGGCCGAAATTCATGCTGATCCGGCGCATCAATGCTATCCCTCTGAACGGCAAGCGCCCGATGCCGCCGCCATCGAAGCGGCCGCCGACCTGCTTGCAAATGCCAAAAACGCCATTGCCATCTGTGGCGGCGGCCCGGTTATTTCCGGTGCCGAAGATGCGCTTGCCCGTGTCGCCCGCGCAGTTGAGATGCCAGTGGCCACCACGGTCTCCGGCCAAGGGGCGATTGCCGAAACCGACCCGCTGGCACTGGGTGTGGTCGGCTCGAATGGTGGTATCCCTGCCACCCGCGCCGAGGTCGATGCCGCCGATCTGGTGCTGTTCATTGGATGCCGCGCCGGGTCGGTGACGACGGAACGCTGGCGCTCTCCCGCCAAGGACACAACAATCATCCATATTGACAACGACCCATTGGTGCCCGGCACCAACTACGAAACCGCTGTTTCCATCGTCGCCGATGCGCGCCTCGCACTTGAAGCCCTGGCCACCGCGCTGGAGGCGCGCCAATGCAATGCACAAAACGGCACCGCCCGCTGTGCCGCCGCGTGGGCTGCCAAATCGGCCGCCTTCGCGCCGCTTGCCGCCTCTACCGAGCGGCCTATCCGCCCGGAAGCGGTCATTTCGGCGCTGCAAGATGTGCTTGAGGATGATGCCACTATCGTCGCAGACCCCGGCACCCCCTGCCCCTACTTTTCCGGCCACTATCGCTGGCCACGCGCCGGGCGGCATTTCATCACCAACCGTGCCCATGGTGCTTTGGGCTATTCCATCGGCGCGGCGATGGGCGCGCATATCGGGCGCCCGGACGTGAAGACCGTGGCGGCGATGGGGGACGGTTCCTTTGGCTTTGCCTGTGGTGAGTTCGAAACCATGGTGCGCTACAACATGCCGATTACCTGCATCGTGTTTTCCAATGCCACCTATAGCTGGATCAAGGCGGGGCAGAAAACCGGCTTTGACGGGCGCTATTACAACGTCGATTTCAACCGCACCGACCACGCCGCCGTGGCCTCGGCCTTTGGTGTGAAAAGCTGGACCGTGACCGACCCTGCCGAGCTGCGCTCGGTTCTGGCAGAAGCGGTCGCCCATGACGGCCCAAGCCTTGTTGATATTCACACCCAACCGCTAAATGACGCGGCGGCACCGGTCTCCGAGTGGATTGCGTAA